The following proteins come from a genomic window of Acetivibrio cellulolyticus CD2:
- a CDS encoding permease, which translates to MMRGIDTIIFTGFLGAGKTTAINGFLKSELCNKKKILVVLCEQGEQEIINSEQLKVELSIEEIKKDAELNDSVLKEMISKHKPDLIIIELNGMKNPKHELDELENSEIHIARIVNVVDAKMYEFFAGLSSNITNEQIACSDINLINFIDKVNQDKQKAVSEIIKSVDTDASIIKLSEPDDFTSIADKGFIMRVKRSGFLSKTSNKLLALVLVLVMIYIGALVITSINFGSIDFTGVQDFSTIFVSLIMQAFPFLMVGTIISAVIQVFVSEERFVKFFPKNKLLSFGAAILSGFFLPLCDCAVVPVAARLIKKGVPVPAAVTFMLASPIVNPITIAATFYAFPGQASIAFYRVCIGVTLALAVGIVWMLFSEDAEVTLNRKWKLFCDCGFCEADGVQGIEKNSRLGAVLKHSADEFFSVGRFLILGAAISSLVQVVLSKEWLTGFAGNPVWSVAVMMLAAFLMSVCSTADAFIARSFATVVPMQGVMSFMVLGPLLDIKNVLMMSGCFKKRFIAITAFFTIAIGYSVLVVATNIIYR; encoded by the coding sequence ATGATGAGGGGTATTGATACAATCATTTTCACCGGCTTCCTTGGTGCCGGAAAAACAACAGCTATAAATGGGTTTCTTAAAAGTGAACTATGTAATAAAAAGAAGATATTGGTGGTTCTTTGTGAGCAAGGGGAACAAGAAATCATAAATTCGGAGCAGTTGAAGGTTGAACTTTCAATAGAAGAAATAAAAAAGGATGCTGAATTAAATGACTCTGTGTTGAAAGAAATGATCTCAAAGCATAAACCAGATCTTATTATCATAGAACTTAACGGTATGAAGAATCCTAAGCATGAACTGGATGAACTGGAAAACAGTGAAATTCATATTGCAAGGATTGTGAATGTAGTTGATGCAAAAATGTATGAATTTTTTGCAGGTCTCTCAAGCAATATAACAAACGAGCAGATTGCTTGCAGCGATATAAACCTTATAAACTTTATTGATAAAGTGAATCAGGATAAGCAGAAAGCTGTGAGTGAAATTATAAAGTCAGTGGATACTGATGCAAGTATTATTAAGTTGTCAGAACCAGACGATTTTACCTCAATTGCGGATAAGGGATTTATCATGCGTGTAAAAAGGAGCGGCTTTCTAAGCAAAACTTCTAACAAGCTGTTAGCTTTAGTACTGGTACTTGTAATGATTTATATCGGTGCATTGGTTATTACTTCAATAAATTTTGGGAGTATTGATTTTACAGGTGTACAGGATTTTTCAACAATTTTTGTCAGCCTTATTATGCAGGCCTTTCCCTTTTTGATGGTGGGTACAATCATTTCGGCAGTAATTCAAGTATTCGTTTCGGAGGAGAGGTTTGTAAAGTTTTTTCCTAAAAACAAGCTGCTATCCTTTGGAGCGGCAATTCTCTCGGGATTTTTTCTTCCTTTGTGCGATTGTGCTGTGGTGCCTGTGGCAGCAAGGCTTATAAAAAAGGGCGTGCCTGTTCCGGCTGCGGTAACCTTTATGCTGGCGTCTCCAATCGTTAATCCAATTACAATTGCAGCTACATTTTATGCGTTTCCTGGACAAGCCTCCATCGCTTTTTACAGAGTTTGTATTGGAGTGACGCTGGCATTGGCTGTGGGTATTGTCTGGATGCTTTTTTCTGAAGACGCAGAGGTGACACTAAACAGGAAATGGAAGCTTTTTTGTGATTGCGGATTCTGTGAAGCCGATGGAGTGCAGGGAATAGAAAAAAACAGTAGGCTAGGTGCAGTGCTCAAGCATTCAGCAGATGAATTTTTTAGTGTTGGACGTTTCCTGATTCTTGGTGCTGCCATTTCAAGCCTTGTGCAGGTAGTACTTTCAAAGGAATGGTTGACTGGATTTGCAGGAAACCCGGTATGGTCAGTTGCGGTAATGATGCTTGCAGCATTTTTGATGTCGGTTTGTTCTACGGCGGATGCTTTTATTGCAAGAAGCTTTGCCACAGTAGTTCCAATGCAGGGAGTAATGAGCTTTATGGTTTTAGGACCGCTTCTGGATATAAAAAACGTGTTGATGATGTCAGGTTGTTTTAAAAAGAGGTTTATTGCTATAACAGCATTTTTTACAATTGCTATAGGATATTCGGTATTAGTGGTAGCAACAAATATTATTTATAGGTGA
- a CDS encoding TIGR03943 family putative permease subunit, which produces MMGLLYRINKAVLYKISVMLVFAGFFLVASFNGKAKLYIHPKLVPMLVMCAFVFIAISFVLSKDLFTGGRKAKINFSMLIFIPPLLMALIIPAKPVANNFSAYNSANQYLQGPSGISADNGKQIQQQADQTSNPEDTSGDAYEDGSDSETEVPQFQIKDNKIVIRDNNYLKWMEEICNNTSKYEGKEIELIGFVFKDNNFKENEFVAARSVMACCAADTQVVGFMCKYNEASSLKKNSWYKYSGKIIMYTYEGKQMPAIEIENMISVEKPKDEYLYPY; this is translated from the coding sequence ATGATGGGATTATTATATAGAATAAATAAAGCAGTATTATATAAAATTTCTGTAATGCTTGTATTTGCCGGTTTTTTTCTCGTAGCAAGTTTTAATGGGAAAGCAAAACTATACATACATCCGAAACTTGTACCTATGTTGGTTATGTGTGCATTTGTTTTTATCGCTATTTCTTTTGTATTGTCAAAGGATTTGTTCACAGGCGGCAGGAAAGCAAAAATCAATTTTTCCATGCTTATTTTTATTCCACCGCTGCTTATGGCTTTGATAATCCCTGCAAAACCAGTTGCAAACAACTTTTCGGCGTATAATTCTGCCAATCAGTACTTGCAAGGTCCATCGGGAATTTCAGCAGATAATGGGAAGCAAATTCAGCAACAGGCTGATCAGACAAGCAATCCAGAGGATACATCAGGCGATGCTTATGAAGATGGTAGCGATAGTGAAACTGAAGTTCCGCAATTTCAGATTAAGGACAACAAAATTGTAATTAGAGATAATAATTATTTAAAGTGGATGGAAGAAATCTGCAATAACACATCAAAGTATGAAGGAAAAGAAATTGAACTTATTGGGTTTGTTTTCAAAGATAATAATTTCAAGGAGAATGAGTTTGTTGCAGCAAGGTCTGTAATGGCATGCTGTGCTGCTGATACACAAGTAGTTGGTTTTATGTGCAAGTATAATGAAGCTTCTTCCTTGAAAAAGAACTCCTGGTATAAATATTCGGGAAAAATAATAATGTACACATATGAAGGCAAGCAAATGCCTGCTATCGAGATAGAAAATATGATTTCGGTTGAAAAACCCAAAGATGAATACTTATATCCGTATTAA
- the rbr gene encoding rubrerythrin: MNIKGTKTEKNLAAAFAGESQARNKYTYFASVAKKEGYEQIAAIFEETANNEKEHAKLWFKALGELGDTAANLLHAAEGENYEWTDMYEGFAKDAEAEGFTALAAQFRMVAKIEKAHEERYRALLKNIEMQKVFEKAEETMWECRNCGHLVMGKKAPEVCPVCAHPKSFFEVRKENY; this comes from the coding sequence ATGAATATTAAAGGAACAAAAACGGAGAAAAATCTTGCAGCGGCATTTGCCGGTGAATCACAGGCAAGGAACAAGTACACATACTTTGCATCTGTTGCAAAAAAAGAAGGCTACGAGCAAATTGCAGCAATATTTGAAGAAACCGCAAACAATGAAAAAGAACACGCAAAACTATGGTTCAAGGCACTTGGTGAACTCGGAGACACAGCGGCTAATCTGCTTCATGCAGCAGAAGGTGAAAACTATGAATGGACTGATATGTATGAAGGATTTGCAAAGGATGCAGAAGCAGAAGGCTTTACTGCACTTGCCGCTCAGTTCAGAATGGTTGCAAAAATAGAGAAGGCTCACGAGGAAAGATACCGTGCACTTCTTAAGAATATTGAAATGCAAAAGGTATTTGAAAAAGCAGAAGAAACCATGTGGGAATGCCGTAACTGTGGCCATCTTGTAATGGGTAAGAAAGCACCTGAGGTTTGCCCTGTCTGTGCACATCCGAAAAGCTTTTTTGAAGTGAGAAAAGAAAACTATTAA
- a CDS encoding rubredoxin, with protein MSIFKCSICGFTYDEAAGLPEKGIAPGTKWEDIPHDFLCPWCGAPKSAFGEEKEQVIVATTAAPEDEDFESLRELSAGELSALCSNLAKGCEKQHLTEEMDLFNQLADYYKSKVPVQNGKGFDAVAKLLNSDLTEGYAKANASASAKADRGALRSLVWSEKVSRMIKSLLDRYSKEGDAMLLNTKIYVCDICGFVYIGNNLPEICPVCKVPNYKISQIGRR; from the coding sequence ATGAGTATATTTAAATGCTCAATCTGTGGTTTTACATATGATGAAGCCGCAGGACTGCCGGAAAAAGGTATTGCTCCGGGAACAAAGTGGGAGGATATTCCTCATGATTTTCTCTGCCCATGGTGTGGTGCACCAAAGTCGGCATTTGGGGAAGAGAAAGAACAAGTAATTGTTGCTACGACTGCAGCTCCTGAGGATGAAGATTTTGAAAGCTTAAGAGAGCTTTCAGCGGGCGAACTCAGTGCATTATGCTCCAACCTTGCCAAGGGCTGTGAGAAACAACACCTCACAGAAGAAATGGATTTATTTAACCAGCTTGCTGATTACTATAAAAGCAAGGTTCCTGTCCAAAACGGGAAAGGGTTTGATGCTGTAGCAAAGCTTTTGAATTCTGATTTGACAGAGGGTTACGCCAAAGCTAATGCATCAGCATCAGCAAAAGCAGACAGAGGAGCATTACGGTCACTTGTTTGGAGCGAAAAGGTAAGCAGAATGATAAAATCCCTTCTTGACAGATATTCTAAAGAAGGCGATGCAATGCTTTTAAATACAAAGATTTATGTTTGTGACATTTGCGGCTTCGTATATATAGGGAATAACCTGCCGGAAATTTGTCCAGTATGCAAAGTGCCTAATTACAAAATTTCGCAGATAGGAAGGAGGTAA